Genomic segment of Chitinispirillales bacterium ANBcel5:
TGCTTATAGAAAAGTACAAACCAGCAGTTTTCTGTGCAGGAATCAAGGAAAAGTACATCATACAGAAAATGGGTGTACCATTGAAACAGCTGCATAGTTATGACTACGGAGGACCTTTTGCTGGATTCATAGGAGCTATCAATTTCTTTAAAGATATTGATAGGATGGTAAACACGCGTGTGTGGGCTCTTGTAAAAGCACCCTGGAGCGAAGAGGGGGTTGAAGACAATTGCCTGATTGATGCAGATTACGTGTCTGAAGTGGCATGAACCAATCTTACACTCTGAAAGGAGAATACAGCAATGTTGTTACGACATACATCGGAAAAAATTCAGGAGCGTAAGGCTTTAACAATAAATCCGGCAAAAACCTGTCAACCAATAGGAGCCATGTATGCCGCGCTCGGTATTCACGGCTGTATGCCGCATAGTCACGGCTCACAGGGATGCTGTTCCTATCATCGAAGTACTTTGACAAGGCACTATAAAGAACCGGTAATGTCCGGTACCAGTTCTTTTACAGAGGGTGCTTCTGTTTTTGGGGGACAGGCAAATCTGGTGCAGGCTATTGATAACCTTTTTACCATATACGATCCTCAGGTAATTGCTGTGCATACAACCTGTCTGTCCGAAACCATAGGAGATGATATCCCGCAGATCGTTTCAAAGGCAAAAGATAGTGGTAAAGTACCTGAGGGTAAGCATGTGATCCATTGTAACACTCCAAGTTACGTCGGTAGCCATGTGACCGGGTATGCAAATATGGTAAAAGCCATGGTTACGTATTTTGCGCAAAACAGTGGGGATAAAAATGAAACAATAAATCTGATTTGTGGATGGGTTGAACCGTCAGATATGAGAGAAATAAAGAGATTATCTCAGATGCTTAATACCCAAATAATTCTTTTCCCCGACACATCGAATGTACTGGACGCTCCGCAAACAGGGAAATTACAGTTCTACCCCAAAGGAGGTACAACAGTTGACCAGTTGACCAAAGCTGGTGATAGCAAGTACTCCATTGGGCTTGGAAAATTCAGTACAGAAGACGCTGCAAAGGAGATGGATTCCAGGTGCGGAGTTCCCTTTTCTGTACTCGATGTGCCCATTGGGTTGTCTGCAACAGATCGGTTTATTATGGAAATGGCTAAAGTCACAGGGAATAAAATACCTGATGAAATTACCGATGAACGGGGTCGGCTTGTTGATATGATAACAGATATGCAGCAGTATCTGTATGGAAAACGGGTCGCACTTTGGGGAGATCCTGACACCATTATTCCACTCACCGAGTTTCTTGTAGATCTTGAAATGAAACCTGTTTACATAGTAAGTGGTACACCGGGCAAATATTTCGAGAAACGAATCACGGAAATCGCCGGAGATAGGGTAGAGGGGTTAAAAGTAAAGGGAGGAAGCTGTGCGGACATGTTTCTGATGCATCAATGGATCAAAAACGAACCAGTCGATCTGCTGATAGGAAATACTTACGGTAAATATATCGCTCGTGATGAGGATATACCATTGCTTCGTATGGGATTTCCGATAATGGATAGAGTTGGGCATAGTTGCTTTCCCAGGGTCGGATACAATGGAAGTATGAGGATACTGGAAGGTATACTCGGATGTCTGATGGATAGACTTGACAGAGATGCCCCTGAGGAGTCATTTGAACTGGTAATGTAACAAAAAGGTGGTGCCGTACTCAAAGCAACGTGTGTGATTAGGTGTGTAATGAAGACGGTGCTATCTTTCTGACCACTTGGTGTTTTAATTATTGTAACCACGCCTGACAGGGGTGATGAGAATGAAAATGACCGATATAGATATACTCAGCGATCGAAAACGGCAGATCAATAAAGCTGGAACTGAAGGGTTGGCAATGGAGTGTGAAAAACATTCCCTTGCAGGGGCTGTTTCGCAGAGAGCATGCGTTTTTTGTGGGTCGCGTGTCGTACTGTATCCGGTTACCGACGCACTTCACCTTATACACGGACCCATTGGCTGCGCTGCCTACACCTGGGATATACGAGGTGCACTGTCATCCGGACCACAACTGCACAGAATGAGTTTTTCTACCGATTTAAGGGAAATGGATGTAATACATGGAGGAGAAAATAAGCTTTATAAGTCGCTAATTGAGCTTATTGACAAGTATAATCCAAAAGCAGCATTCGTTTACTCTACCTGTGTGGTTGGTGTTATTGGTGATGACGTTGCGAGTGTATGTGCAAGAGTCAAAAGGGAAAAAGGAATACCGGTTATTGCCGTTCATTCGGAGGGTTTTAAAGGAAGTAAAAAGGATGGATACAAAGCAGCCTGTGATGCATTGCTTAATTTGGTCGGCACACTTCCGGTTGATACTATTCCCCGTCTTAGTGTAAATATACTCGGAGATTTTAATATCGCGGGAGAGTCCTGGATTATTAAAAACTACTATGAAAAAATGGGGATACGAGTAGTATCGACTATAACGGGAGATGCACGGGTAAAAGACATTATGCAGGCCCATGGAGCATCACTTAACATCGTTCAATGCAGCGGGTCAATGACATGGCTTGCGCAGCAAATGGAGTCGAATTATGGAATACCCTACATACGGGCATCATATTTCGGAATTGAAGATACGGCAAAAGCGTTGTATGATGTTGCCGATTTTTTTGATGACCCTGAGTTGACAGATCGAGCAAGGAAACTGGTTCGCTGTGAGGTCGAAAAAGTTATTCCTCAGATAAAACGGTATAGCGAGGCATTACGGGGCAAAAAGGCCGCTGTTTATGTGGGAGGAGCCTTCAAAGCATTTTCACTGATAAAGTCACTGAGAATGCTTAATATGGATACAGTTGTTGTAGGATCACAAACTGGTAACAAAAGCGATTATGAGGTACTTAAAGCAATGTGTAACAAAGGAACCATAATCGTTGATGATGCTAATACCCTTGAGCTTGCACGCTTTATACTCGAAAAGGATGTGGATCTGTTTATTGGTGGAGTGAAAGAACGTCCTATTGCTTATAAACTGGGGGTAGGATTTTGTGATCATAACCATGAGAGGAAGATCGCTCTGGCAGGATTTGAGGGGATGGTAAATTTTTCGCGTGAGGTTTTCAATACTGTAACCAGTCCTGTGTGGAAGTTTGTTCCGCGAAGACAAACAAAAAAGGAAGTGTATTTTGACTAAAATAAACAAAGTAATAAAGACTCACACTTCAACACGTAATGCTTGTAAATTATGTGCTCCTCTTGGTGCTTCCATGGTTTTAAAGGGAATTGAACAGGCAATGCCGATTCTACATGGATCTCAGGGGTGTGCCACCTATATTCGACGTTATGTGATAGGACATTTCAGAGAGCCATTTGACATAGCCTCTTCAAGTTTCACCGAAGAAACAACGGTTTTTGGTGGAGGCGAAAACCTTATGCGGGCAATTGAAAACATTATTACCCAATACAACCCTGAAATCATAGGAATAGCTACTACTTGTCTGGCAGAAACTATTGGTGAAGATATTCAATTGCACCTTGCCGCACTTGCAGGGAAAAAAGCGGATCTGCCAACAATTGTACATGTCAGTACACCAAGTTATAAAGGAACACACATGGACGGTTTTTTCGCTGCGGTTAAAACTCTAGTTAGAAAATTTGCTGTCAAAGGAACCCGCATTAATAAAGTAGCAGTATTCCCCGGAATGCTATCACCTCAGGATTACAGATACATAAAACAAATGCTCTTTGATTTCCAGTTGCCTTCAGTTGTGATACCGGACTTTTCAGATACATTGGATGGCGGCTCCTGGCAAGACTACCAGAAAATACCACCTGGTGGAACCGCAATTGATGATTTAAAAGATTGCGGGCGGTGTTGTGGTGCAATAGAGTTTGGTTTGTCTATATCTGAAGATCAGTCTTCTGCCGAGTATCTCAGTAAATCGTATGGTATGCCCTCCTACAAAATGCCAATACCAATTGGAATAGAAAACAGCGATGAGTTCTTTTCGACTCTTTGCACCATAAGTGGTCATCCTGTCCCGGATAAATACAGCATGGCAAGAATGCGATTAATTGATGCATACGTTGATGGACATAAATATGCTGCAGGTAAATCGGTGGCATTATATGGAGAGGAAGATTTGGTTTGTGCGCTTGCCTCATTTATGTCTGAAATTGGTATGACTGTATCGGTGTGCATATCTGGATGTAAACCAGAAAGCCTGAGAAAGGCTATGGAAAAAAGGGTACCCGCAGTAGCGGCATCAGCCCGTATACTGGAAGATGCTGATTTTGAGGATTTGTTGAATGCTATTGAGGAATCACCTGTTGACCTGATAATTGGGAATAGTAAGGGGTACACAGTTTCCAGAAAATTATCGGTGCCGCTGGTACGAGTGGGTTTTCCAATTCATGATCGATTAGGCGCACAGCGTTTCAGCCTGGTGGGATATGAGGGTACAACTGAGCTCTTTGATCGTATCATTAACGCAATTATCGAAAAGAAGCAGGAAAGTTCTGATATTGGGTATTTAACATGGTAATAAAGGCTTTCGCATGAATAAAGAAACGTTTGAAATCAGAAATGCCCGCGAAGAGGATGTCGAGGAAATGGTAAAGCTTCTTGCCCAGCTGTTTAGTATAGAAGATGATTTTAAAATTGATGAAGCCAATCAACGTAATGGGCTAGCTGCATTACTTAGAGACCATAAAAGGAGTGTGGTTAAAGTAGCTAAAAAAAATAATCGTGTCATAGGGTTATGCACGGCTCAGGTATCAATATCGACCGCACAGGGGGGGCTCAGTGCGGGAATAGAAGATCTTATTGTTGACAAAACACATCGAGGGTTTGGGATCGGTACTAAATTACTTCAGCATATAACATCCTGGGCACTTTCTGCAGGATGTCTTCGGTTGCAACTGTTGGTGGATAAAAGAAATGAGCCAGCTCTTAGATTTTACAATACACTTGGATGGAACCGTACCCATATGGTATGTATGCAAAAAACCAGGTCTGCTCACAGCATGACATTCAATACCATTACACAATCAGAAAATTCAAGGAGGTAAGTGTATGGCACTTGATATATCCCGACACCCCTGTTTTAATATGAGTATGCGCCACAAATACGGACGTCTTCACTTACCTGTAGCGCCTTCCTGCAACATTCAATGCAGATTTTGCAATAGAAAATATGATTGTGTGAATGAATCCAGGCCCGGAGTTACTTCTGCTGTGTTAAAACCGTGGCAGGCACTCTTTTATCTTGAAAAGACGCTTGCTATTCAGCCAGACATAAGCGTGGTTGGCATAGCGGGTCCCGGTGATCCTTTTGCTTGTCCCCAGGAAACACTAAGTACACTTCAAATGGTGCGGGACCACTTTCCGGAAATGCTTCTTTGTGTGGCTTCAAATGGAATGAATGTTTCTCCCTATGTTCAGGATCTTGCCGCACTTAATGTTTCTCACGTAACCATAACAGTGAACACCATCGATTCGGAAATTGGCAGCAAAGTATACCGATGGATGCGGTATAGTACAAAGGTAATGAGGGGAGAAGAAGGTGCTTCGAAGTTAATCGAGCAACAGCTTGCTGCAATAAAAAAACTGAAAGAAAATGGAATAACGGTAAAGGTAAACACTATTGTGATACCTGGAATCAATGATAATCATATTGAGGATCTGGCGTCCTGTATGAAAGATTACGGAGTCGATATACTAAACTGCATGCCGCTTTATCCTGCTCCGGGTTCAGAGTTTGAAAATGTTAAAGAACCATCAACGGTTACAATGGCAGACATCCGTAAAAAGGCAAAAGCCTTTATTCCTCAAATGACTCATTGTGCAAGATGTCGGGCCGATGCTGTTGGTAAAATTGGTGAGAGGAACAGAGAAGAGATAAATCAATTGTTAAAGGGATGCTGTACGGGACTAAAAAGAGATTCGGAAAAAAGTAATGTTAACTCTATCGCGGTGGCTTCCATGGAAGGGTTGTTAGTAAATCAACACCTGGGAAATGCTTTGGAAGTATCAGTATTTAGAAAATCGGACGATGGTCCCACCCTGGTAGAGAGGAGAAAAACACCCCCACCGGGAAAAGGTGATGATCGATGGCATGAACTGGCCCGAATTCTTCATGATTGTCATACCTTATGCGTGCAATATGCCGGGAAAAGACCAATAGAAATATTGGCACAGCATGGCATAGAGGTCATTTTAATGGAAGGGCTTATTGAGACCGCCTTGAATGAATTGTTCAACGGACGTTGCGTACCGGTGTATATGACACAAAAGGTCCCCCGTTCATGCGGAAGCGGATGTGGTGGATCCGGAGGCGGATGCGCCGGGTGATTTCTTTTCTGTTCCATTTTAACAAAAGGAGTATGTATGCAAAAGCCACAGTACCATATTCTGGTCTGTAATTCTTTCAGAATGAGTGGAGAGCCCCAGGGGGTATGTAATAAAAAAGGGTCAGATTCACTGTTGCAATATCTGGAAGATGAAATTGTTGATCGTGGTATCGATGCGCAAACTTCGGCTACAGGATGTCTGAAAGTATGTGACAGAGGGCCGGCGATGGTCATTTATCCAAATGGATATTGGTACGGAGACGTTACCGAAGAGAAGCTTGATCAGATACTCGATGCACTGGAAGATGGTGAATCTGTTGAAGAATATCTTATGAGTTGAGAAACCGATGAAAAAAGAAGACTCATGTATAATTGTCGATACGACGCTTAGGGATGGTGCTCAGATGCCGGGTGTCGAGGTTTCCCTTAAAGATAAAATACGGATACTATCGGCACTTAGTAATGCTGGCATAACAGATATTGAAGCCGGATTTGCAGCCAGTAGTGATTATGAACTGAATGATTTAAGAACGATTATACATGAGTTTCCGTCGTTAACGCTGTCTGTCTGGGCCAGGGCTAAAAAGGAAGATATCTATGCCGCGCACAAAACAGGTGCTTCTGCCATTCATATTTCGTTTCCCTCATCTTCACGTCACAGTTTAATTGCATCGTTGAGTAGATCCCAGGTGCTGCAGTCACTTAAAGATCTTATCTTGTTTGCGAAGCAATATTTCTCACGGGTTACAGTAGGGGCCCAGGATGCAACCAGGGCTACAAAAAATTTCCTTGTTGAGTTCATTAATTGTGCTGCTGATTCAGGTGCATTTAGAATACGAATCGCTGATACGGTTGGAGTTAGTACTCCGGAATCTACCACTGAATTAATTGAATATCTAAAGAAAAGGACTTTCGGGATACCCCTGGAGTTTCATGCGCATAATGATTTTGGTTTGGCTACTGCAAATGCTTTAGCCGCAGTAAATTCCGGTGCAGAGGCTGTAAGTGTTACGGTAAACGGTGTTGGTGAACGCGCGGGAAATGCTGCTTTGGAGCAAACTGTTGCTGCCCTATCACTGCTTTATGCAAAGAAATGTAATGTACACCTTAATACATTGCCTCTACTATGCGCTACAGTCGCAAATGCGTTCAAACTTAAAACGCAACCTCACCAGCCACTGGTTGGTAATCACGCCTTCACTCACGAGTCAGGGATTCATTGCCACGGAATGCTTAAAGACCCTTTATCATATCAGCCCTGTGAAGCTAAAGTAGTTGGGAGAAAGGAGCAATATGTAATAGGAAAACATGCTGGATCGTCAACGGTACAGGCTTATTTTAAGTCGTATGGATTTAGCATGCCGCGAAAAATGGCATTTCAAATAGTCCGGCTTTATAAAAAGTACCCTAGAGGTAAATAATGAAACGAAACTTTACCATAACCGTTCAATTAATTTGTTTTGCCTTAATGTATTCTCTATTCTTTGCTGGATGTATCAATGTAGAAGAAAAATCACCATCTCAAAATCAAAGCGAAAATGTAACCATATTTTCGACTTCTGGTGCACAACAGGCAGTAGAGGTTTTGAGTAACCAGTTTGAGTCTGAAAAAAAAATATCTGTACTAAGAAACTATGCATCCACAGGTGTCCTGGCACGGCAAATTCAAAGGGGTGCAGAAAGTGATTTGTTCGTTTCCGCAAATGCCCAATGGGTAGATTACCTGATAAAAAAGGGAATAGTTAGCGAAGATAGATCAGTGGCTTTTACATCCAATTCACTGGTTCTAATAACTGCTGTATCAGAAAATCCTCAAGTCCCAAAGTTTCGTAGTGATTATCCTGAAAATAAACTGCTCGAACTTAACCTCACAATAGGGGATCCTGGCTATGTTCCTGTAGGGAACTATTCAAAAATGGTTTTGGACAATCTTGGGTGGTGGAATACAATGAAGGGTAACCTTCTTTTAGCTAAAGATGTTACTACCGTGCTACACTATGTGCAACGGAAAGAGGTTACTTTTGGGATAGTATATCACTCAGAAGCAGTAAATGCACCAAACGTTAAAATAGTGGCAGAAATACCTCAGGAATTTCATGAAACAATCTGTTTTTTCGTTGTATTGTTAAACAAAAACAATACTAATGCTGTTGAATTATTTAATTCTTTCAATTCCCGGAAGAGCAGAGAAATACTCACTGAGCGTGGGTTTCTCCCTCTTGAGGAGCATTGTTTCTTATGATGGGCGAGGAGCTTGTAGTAATCAGGTTAACTTTTTATGTTGCATTAGTGACTTCGATTGCAGTGCTACCATTGTCATTGATAATTGCCTGGGTATTAGCGAGGAAAAAGTTTAGGGGAAAAGCTTTAGTTGAGGCTCTTATTACATTGCCTCTTGTTGCACCTCCGGTTGTCACTGGTTATATGCTTCTGTTACTGTTTGGAAGAAACGGTTGGGTTGGAAGACCATTGTTTCAAATGTTTGGAATAAGAATGACCTTCAATTTCTTTTCATTGATTTGTGCATCTTTGGTCGTATCACTGCCTCTTGCGGTCAGATCAATCAGAGCATCTTTTGAAATGATCGACCCTATGTACGAAACGGTTGCCCAGACCTTAGGAAAGACACCAATAGAAACTTTTTTTCGTGTAAGTCTACCAATGGCATTACCCGGTGTATTGTCTGCAATGGTTCTGACTTTTGCCCGAAGTCTTGGAGAGTTTGGGGCAACTATCACCCTGGCGGGAAATATACCAAATAAAACACAGACAATTTCACTTTTGGTTTACAGCTATATGCAGGTCCCTGGAATGGAAAAACAAGCAGCCCTAATGGTACTTATATCGCTTGCTGTTTCATTTCTTGCGATCGCAGCTTCAGAAATGTTAAACAAGAGGCACTTGAGGTAAAACAATGGAACTGGTACTAAAAAAACTACGCTATCGGGCAGGTGAAAAGGTCTTCTATTATGATGCTGGTATTACTTTTGGAATAGCTGGAATAACAGGCATCTCGGGGGCAGGGAAAACAACTCTTTTCAAGATTATAGCCGGAGTTGTTCGTCCTTTTTCAGGACAGCTAACCATTGATAATAAAGTTATTTTTGATAAGAAGAGAAAAATTGATCTACCCATACATAAAAGAAATATCGGTACTGTATTTCAACAGAATTACCTGTTTCCTCACCTATCAGTAATTAAAAATTTGACTTTTAGTCAAAATAACCTGTCTCATAAACATATGGCTCATTATGAAGAGACAATACAATTACTAAAAATTGGCCATTTGCTTGAAAAGAAGCCAAAACAGATATCTGGTGGGGAGTGTCAGCGAGTTGCTATCGGAAGAGCACTTATTCAAAAGCCTGAACTGCTGCTATTGGATGAGCCGCTTTCGAATTTGGATAAAAACCAGAGGAACCGAATAATCTCCTATCTTTTAAAAATTCATGAGAGATTTTCACTTCCTATGATGATTATCAGCCATGATTTAGAAGATATTAGGAATTTAACAGAGAGAATCATAGTAATTGAGAATGGTACGATTGCAAACGGTAGGTCTAATGTATGCCAGGCATCCACAAGATGAACATTAGAAAGTAATGTTTTCTTATATTCAGTAAGGCACCATGAAATTATTAATGTAAAGCAGGGTGTCCGTTCATACCTCTCAACACATATTGCAAACAGATCTTCCCATATCCACTTACATAGAACAGATGCGTCTAAGTATAGGCCAAAAAAATCACATAAGCACCTGGTCCACTGGCCTGCGTAAGCTGAAAGGTACGCTTGCAGACCGTCCCAATCGTATCATCAATAAAGCGCTCTCATTCTTGAGTCCAAGCCACGAATCGAACTGGGGTCGTAATGAGTTGACCTCAATTGGCTGATTAATGAATGCGTGACGGATACTAAGGTTGGTAGCCTGTAGGGCAATGCGTTCGTAAGCACGTCCGATGTTTATCCATGATTCCTTAGTATTGTGCTCGGCAACCAATACTGCAACAGCCGAAGAGCTTTTAATGAATTTACTATCGGTTTTTATCTGCGCTTTAGGGGTAAGTACGAAGCCGATGATCATCAGCTGCATCTGCCATCACAAGCCTCCATGTTTGGTGATTGCTGTTGGATTGGAAGTTTGAGCAATATAGCCCCTATAGAGAGCGTTATTATTTCCGTGTCGGTAACTTTCCAACTCTTCAGCATCAGCAAGATCTTTCAATCTGTTTGATGCCTTTTTGCTTTGTAGTAAATCGGGTCTGGAAATGGTGTTCAATGTCATTCCTTCGAAATCGGCTCTTTCAATATGTTTAAAGATCTCTGTATTCGAAATGCCTTTGAGCGTTGTTAAGAAATCTATCCGGTTTGGCTCCACTCCAATATGAATCGCAGTGCCTTCCTTTGTGAAACACTCTTCTGGAATTCCTGCGTTTCCAGAACCAAATTCCGTTAATGCTTTCATCACTCTTGAGGCATTTTCTTCTGATGGAAACAGAAGAAAATCAATGTTGTGGGTTGTTCGTACATATTCATAATAGATAATTGCAAAACCACCGACCAAAGCATATTGAACATTATGTTTTTCAAAGAGCTCTATAATCTTTCATATCTTTTGTGAAAATCATGGATACCACGCTACCTCTTCATAAGAAACTACCGGCTCTATCTTTTGATTAGTCCACTTTTCACCCCAACATCTTTCCTGCAAAATGGAAAACTCCACAATACGTTCCTGTGGAGACTGTTGAGATCTGCGCTGGTATTCTGATTTTGCTTCTTCCTCAAAGGAAGAGAAAATTTCAATTTTCATTTTTCGCTGTTTCATACTATTCCTTTTAGTGTGAAAAGAGTTTATGAAGAGCGGTAAACAA
This window contains:
- the nifK gene encoding nitrogenase molybdenum-iron protein subunit beta, producing MLLRHTSEKIQERKALTINPAKTCQPIGAMYAALGIHGCMPHSHGSQGCCSYHRSTLTRHYKEPVMSGTSSFTEGASVFGGQANLVQAIDNLFTIYDPQVIAVHTTCLSETIGDDIPQIVSKAKDSGKVPEGKHVIHCNTPSYVGSHVTGYANMVKAMVTYFAQNSGDKNETINLICGWVEPSDMREIKRLSQMLNTQIILFPDTSNVLDAPQTGKLQFYPKGGTTVDQLTKAGDSKYSIGLGKFSTEDAAKEMDSRCGVPFSVLDVPIGLSATDRFIMEMAKVTGNKIPDEITDERGRLVDMITDMQQYLYGKRVALWGDPDTIIPLTEFLVDLEMKPVYIVSGTPGKYFEKRITEIAGDRVEGLKVKGGSCADMFLMHQWIKNEPVDLLIGNTYGKYIARDEDIPLLRMGFPIMDRVGHSCFPRVGYNGSMRILEGILGCLMDRLDRDAPEESFELVM
- the nifE gene encoding nitrogenase iron-molybdenum cofactor biosynthesis protein NifE, whose translation is MKMTDIDILSDRKRQINKAGTEGLAMECEKHSLAGAVSQRACVFCGSRVVLYPVTDALHLIHGPIGCAAYTWDIRGALSSGPQLHRMSFSTDLREMDVIHGGENKLYKSLIELIDKYNPKAAFVYSTCVVGVIGDDVASVCARVKREKGIPVIAVHSEGFKGSKKDGYKAACDALLNLVGTLPVDTIPRLSVNILGDFNIAGESWIIKNYYEKMGIRVVSTITGDARVKDIMQAHGASLNIVQCSGSMTWLAQQMESNYGIPYIRASYFGIEDTAKALYDVADFFDDPELTDRARKLVRCEVEKVIPQIKRYSEALRGKKAAVYVGGAFKAFSLIKSLRMLNMDTVVVGSQTGNKSDYEVLKAMCNKGTIIVDDANTLELARFILEKDVDLFIGGVKERPIAYKLGVGFCDHNHERKIALAGFEGMVNFSREVFNTVTSPVWKFVPRRQTKKEVYFD
- a CDS encoding nitrogenase component 1, encoding MTKINKVIKTHTSTRNACKLCAPLGASMVLKGIEQAMPILHGSQGCATYIRRYVIGHFREPFDIASSSFTEETTVFGGGENLMRAIENIITQYNPEIIGIATTCLAETIGEDIQLHLAALAGKKADLPTIVHVSTPSYKGTHMDGFFAAVKTLVRKFAVKGTRINKVAVFPGMLSPQDYRYIKQMLFDFQLPSVVIPDFSDTLDGGSWQDYQKIPPGGTAIDDLKDCGRCCGAIEFGLSISEDQSSAEYLSKSYGMPSYKMPIPIGIENSDEFFSTLCTISGHPVPDKYSMARMRLIDAYVDGHKYAAGKSVALYGEEDLVCALASFMSEIGMTVSVCISGCKPESLRKAMEKRVPAVAASARILEDADFEDLLNAIEESPVDLIIGNSKGYTVSRKLSVPLVRVGFPIHDRLGAQRFSLVGYEGTTELFDRIINAIIEKKQESSDIGYLTW
- a CDS encoding GNAT family N-acetyltransferase, whose protein sequence is MNKETFEIRNAREEDVEEMVKLLAQLFSIEDDFKIDEANQRNGLAALLRDHKRSVVKVAKKNNRVIGLCTAQVSISTAQGGLSAGIEDLIVDKTHRGFGIGTKLLQHITSWALSAGCLRLQLLVDKRNEPALRFYNTLGWNRTHMVCMQKTRSAHSMTFNTITQSENSRR
- a CDS encoding radical SAM protein; its protein translation is MALDISRHPCFNMSMRHKYGRLHLPVAPSCNIQCRFCNRKYDCVNESRPGVTSAVLKPWQALFYLEKTLAIQPDISVVGIAGPGDPFACPQETLSTLQMVRDHFPEMLLCVASNGMNVSPYVQDLAALNVSHVTITVNTIDSEIGSKVYRWMRYSTKVMRGEEGASKLIEQQLAAIKKLKENGITVKVNTIVIPGINDNHIEDLASCMKDYGVDILNCMPLYPAPGSEFENVKEPSTVTMADIRKKAKAFIPQMTHCARCRADAVGKIGERNREEINQLLKGCCTGLKRDSEKSNVNSIAVASMEGLLVNQHLGNALEVSVFRKSDDGPTLVERRKTPPPGKGDDRWHELARILHDCHTLCVQYAGKRPIEILAQHGIEVILMEGLIETALNELFNGRCVPVYMTQKVPRSCGSGCGGSGGGCAG
- a CDS encoding (2Fe-2S) ferredoxin domain-containing protein translates to MQKPQYHILVCNSFRMSGEPQGVCNKKGSDSLLQYLEDEIVDRGIDAQTSATGCLKVCDRGPAMVIYPNGYWYGDVTEEKLDQILDALEDGESVEEYLMS
- the modA gene encoding molybdate ABC transporter substrate-binding protein, producing MKRNFTITVQLICFALMYSLFFAGCINVEEKSPSQNQSENVTIFSTSGAQQAVEVLSNQFESEKKISVLRNYASTGVLARQIQRGAESDLFVSANAQWVDYLIKKGIVSEDRSVAFTSNSLVLITAVSENPQVPKFRSDYPENKLLELNLTIGDPGYVPVGNYSKMVLDNLGWWNTMKGNLLLAKDVTTVLHYVQRKEVTFGIVYHSEAVNAPNVKIVAEIPQEFHETICFFVVLLNKNNTNAVELFNSFNSRKSREILTERGFLPLEEHCFL
- the modB gene encoding molybdate ABC transporter permease subunit, whose protein sequence is MMGEELVVIRLTFYVALVTSIAVLPLSLIIAWVLARKKFRGKALVEALITLPLVAPPVVTGYMLLLLFGRNGWVGRPLFQMFGIRMTFNFFSLICASLVVSLPLAVRSIRASFEMIDPMYETVAQTLGKTPIETFFRVSLPMALPGVLSAMVLTFARSLGEFGATITLAGNIPNKTQTISLLVYSYMQVPGMEKQAALMVLISLAVSFLAIAASEMLNKRHLR
- a CDS encoding ATP-binding cassette domain-containing protein; protein product: MELVLKKLRYRAGEKVFYYDAGITFGIAGITGISGAGKTTLFKIIAGVVRPFSGQLTIDNKVIFDKKRKIDLPIHKRNIGTVFQQNYLFPHLSVIKNLTFSQNNLSHKHMAHYEETIQLLKIGHLLEKKPKQISGGECQRVAIGRALIQKPELLLLDEPLSNLDKNQRNRIISYLLKIHERFSLPMMIISHDLEDIRNLTERIIVIENGTIANGRSNVCQASTR